In Rutidosis leptorrhynchoides isolate AG116_Rl617_1_P2 chromosome 2, CSIRO_AGI_Rlap_v1, whole genome shotgun sequence, one genomic interval encodes:
- the LOC139892929 gene encoding RPM1 interacting protein 13-like, translating to MANKQNLDLLTPLSTPKTITNKKRSPLECLILNDDDDDYADSSTPLRPIFCLKRKSAIKEYDEKEDCFILDFNPDEDALDLNKINDEKGRQNNPEDSPDVRLIAEKGQVACRDYPHFRHLCVKYPFQTTPHESYCKLCYCYVCDVVSPCYSWTVGLGHCHAIEIERWKNLRRLMREIRELKSRKIGLFY from the exons ATGGCTAATAAACAAAATCTTGATTTACTTACACCTTTGTCAACACCAAAAACAATAACCAACAAGAAAAGGTCACCCCTCGAATGCTTAAttcttaatgatgatgatgatgattatgctgaTAGCAGCACACCGTTAAGAcccattttctgtttaaaaaggAAATCTGCCATTAAAGAATATGATGAAAAGGAAGATTGCTTTATTCTTGATTTTAATCCGGATGAAGATGCATTGGATTTAAATAAAATCAATGATGAAAAGGGTCGTCAAAACAATCCTGAAGATTCACCGGATGTTCGTTTGATTGCTGAAAAAGGCCAG GTGGCTTGTAGAGATTACCCTCATTTTAGACATTTATGTGTGAAGTATCCATTTCAGACAACACCCCATGAAAGCTACTGCAAATTG TGCTACTGTTATGTGTGCGATGTTGTTTCGCCTTGCTACTCATGGACTGTAGGTCTTGGCCATTGTCATGCAATTGAAATAGAACGTTGGAAGAATTTGAGGAGATTAATGAGAGAGATCCGAGAGTTGAAATCCAGGAAGATTGGTCTATTCTATTAA
- the LOC139892928 gene encoding nascent polypeptide-associated complex subunit alpha-like protein 2, with product MPGPVVEETEFEKQIDEGIPVVEGVVEDVKDEDDQNDDDVDADSDDDEDDKEDGTLAGSESSKQSKSEKKSRKAMLKLGMKPVLGVSRVTIKRAKNIMFFISKPDVFKSPNSETYVIFGEAKIEDLSSQLQTQAAQQFRMPDMGSVLAKSENAAAAAQADEEEEDDETGVEPRDIDLVMTQAGVSRPKAVKALKVHNGDIVSAIMELTT from the exons atgCCGGGTCCTGTCGTCGAAGAAACTGAATTCGAGAAGCAGATTGAC GAAGGCATTCCAGTGGTTGAAGGTGTTGTAGAGGATGTTAAGGATGAAGACGACCAAAACGATGATGACGTGGATGCTGACtcagatgatgatgaggatgataagGAAGACGGTACTTTAG CTGGGAGTGAGAGTTCCAAGCAAAGCAAGAGTGAGAAGAAGAGCCGCAAGGCAATGTTGAAGCTGGGAATGAAACCCGTTCTTGGTGTTAGTAGGGTCACCATTAAAAGAGCCAAAAAC ATCATGTTTTTCATCTCTAAACCGGATGTATTCAAAAGCCCAAACTCTGAAACATACGTCATATTTGGAGAGGCAAAGATTGAAGATTTGAGCTCACAACTGCAAACTCAAGCTGCCCAACAGTTTAGAATGCCCGACATGGGATCTGTACTGGCCAAATCCGAGAACGCAGCTGCAGCAGCTCAAGCAGATGAAGAAGAGGAGGATGACGAGACAGGTGTTGAGCCACGAGACATTGATCTGGTGATGACACAAGCAGGTGTATCGAGGCCTAAAGCGGTTAAGGCTCTTAAGGTTCACAATGGGGATATAGTCAGTGCTATCATGGAGCTCACTACTTAG